One window of Candidatus Hinthialibacter antarcticus genomic DNA carries:
- a CDS encoding sugar phosphate isomerase/epimerase family protein, which yields MKRISIGSWAYSIGPYQDKPVPWGEVLTKLKEMDFDGVELGGFPPHPNPDDCASAEQRQQVVSQLKEIGLAFSGLAANLWGEQLINTEDTSKYVDEFTKNVKFCVDVGIPGIRVDCVQPPEILNEVDYDVAKKRVVETWKKCANIAQDQGVYMTWEFEPGFAFNKPSDIQRILDEVGHDNFGVQLDTCHAQMVAVYASRQPGEKETLPGGALELINRLKGKINHIHLIDSDGTLHDDETSTHAPFGDGELNFDEIVPALNESGCPHDWWTIDLCFWPDAWDVTRRCKNGIDELNKKYGGN from the coding sequence ATGAAACGAATTTCGATTGGCTCATGGGCATATTCCATTGGCCCCTATCAAGACAAACCCGTCCCTTGGGGGGAAGTATTAACCAAATTAAAGGAAATGGATTTTGATGGCGTCGAACTGGGCGGGTTTCCTCCGCACCCAAATCCCGACGATTGCGCTTCGGCTGAACAACGGCAACAGGTAGTCAGCCAATTAAAAGAGATTGGCTTGGCATTTTCCGGCCTTGCCGCCAACTTGTGGGGCGAACAGTTAATCAATACCGAAGATACCTCCAAGTATGTCGATGAATTTACGAAGAACGTGAAATTTTGCGTTGATGTCGGCATTCCGGGTATCCGCGTCGATTGCGTCCAACCGCCGGAAATTCTCAATGAGGTCGATTATGACGTTGCCAAAAAACGCGTTGTCGAAACTTGGAAAAAATGCGCCAACATCGCCCAGGATCAGGGCGTTTATATGACTTGGGAATTTGAACCGGGCTTTGCATTCAACAAACCGTCAGACATTCAACGCATTTTAGACGAAGTTGGTCACGATAACTTTGGCGTTCAGCTTGATACCTGCCATGCGCAAATGGTCGCGGTGTACGCTTCTCGCCAGCCCGGCGAAAAAGAGACGCTGCCCGGCGGCGCCTTAGAACTCATCAATCGCCTCAAAGGCAAGATCAATCACATTCACTTGATCGACTCCGACGGTACGCTGCATGATGACGAAACTTCGACCCACGCGCCGTTTGGCGACGGCGAACTCAACTTTGACGAGATCGTGCCTGCGTTAAACGAATCCGGTTGCCCGCATGACTGGTGGACGATTGATTTGTGCTTCTGGCCTGATGCGTGGGACGTGACCCGCCGTTGTAAAAATGGCATCGACGAACTGAACAAAAAATACGGGGGGAATTAA
- a CDS encoding Gfo/Idh/MocA family oxidoreductase, which translates to MAKKPLRVGLIGCGFMGKTHSNAYHVVNKFFDLDIQPVLKTVCSIDKDAAQSFASNWGYENAETDWRKVVESDDIDLIDICLPNNLHPEVAIAAAKAGKAIFCEKPLAHNTEQAEAMTKAVEDAGVPNQVSFNYRRVPAVTMAKQLIDEGRLGKIFHYRANFLQDWTISNDVPQGGDATWRLDAKVAGSGVIGDLLAHCIDTAMWHNGVISKVQAVTETFIKERKHAVTGKMEPVTIDDACIFHCWFNNGSLGNFESTRYARGHKALYTFEINGENASIAWDLHDLNRLSFFDHTDEGRLRGWRSIHVTDHSGDHPYMDHWWVPGLSIGYAESFVHQLAGFLKSMSGGDKNQPDFRSALQTQYVCDSVIKAAKSGQWEDVKKA; encoded by the coding sequence ATGGCGAAAAAACCATTGCGCGTTGGCTTGATTGGCTGCGGCTTCATGGGAAAAACCCACTCCAACGCATATCACGTTGTTAACAAGTTTTTTGATTTGGATATTCAACCGGTATTGAAAACCGTCTGCTCAATTGACAAAGACGCGGCGCAGTCGTTTGCCTCAAACTGGGGTTATGAAAACGCCGAAACCGATTGGCGCAAAGTTGTTGAGAGCGATGATATTGATTTGATCGACATCTGCCTGCCCAACAATTTGCACCCGGAAGTCGCCATCGCCGCCGCCAAAGCGGGCAAAGCAATTTTTTGCGAAAAGCCGCTGGCGCATAATACCGAACAGGCCGAAGCAATGACCAAAGCGGTAGAAGACGCTGGCGTTCCCAATCAGGTTTCGTTTAACTATCGCCGCGTCCCTGCGGTCACGATGGCGAAGCAATTAATTGATGAAGGCCGCCTCGGGAAAATCTTTCACTACCGCGCCAATTTTTTGCAGGATTGGACTATCTCCAATGACGTCCCGCAGGGCGGCGACGCCACTTGGCGACTGGATGCAAAAGTCGCGGGATCGGGCGTGATCGGCGATTTACTCGCGCACTGCATTGATACGGCGATGTGGCACAACGGCGTCATTTCCAAAGTGCAGGCCGTGACCGAAACCTTCATCAAAGAACGCAAGCACGCAGTCACCGGCAAGATGGAACCTGTCACCATTGATGATGCTTGTATTTTCCATTGCTGGTTTAATAACGGATCGCTGGGCAACTTTGAATCGACCCGTTATGCGCGCGGTCACAAAGCGCTTTATACCTTTGAAATAAACGGCGAGAACGCCTCTATCGCTTGGGACCTTCACGACCTGAATCGTTTGTCGTTCTTCGATCATACCGACGAGGGCCGGTTGCGCGGTTGGCGTTCGATCCATGTCACCGATCATAGCGGAGACCACCCTTACATGGACCACTGGTGGGTGCCGGGATTGTCGATTGGTTATGCCGAATCGTTTGTTCATCAATTGGCGGGATTTTTGAAGTCCATGTCAGGCGGAGACAAAAATCAGCCTGATTTCCGCAGCGCATTGCAGACGCAGTATGTATGCGACTCGGTCATCAAAGCCGCGAAGTCCGGCCAGTGGGAAGACGTCAAAAAGGCGTGA
- a CDS encoding DUF559 domain-containing protein, whose amino-acid sequence MKRNTSIRAKKIAKQLRRNLTPAEKYLWSKMRAGQLSNCHIRKQHPIGPFIVDFFISDWNLIIELDGESHHYQIDRDKERESYFYHQGYKVVRFQNQDVFDNVEGVVEQIRQFEMNQTNPPLTPPELRGENSDIEIRSKGMDE is encoded by the coding sequence ATGAAAAGAAACACATCGATTCGGGCAAAGAAAATTGCAAAGCAGTTGCGAAGAAATCTGACTCCTGCTGAGAAGTATTTATGGTCAAAAATGCGAGCAGGACAGTTAAGTAATTGTCATATTAGAAAGCAACACCCAATCGGTCCATTCATTGTTGATTTTTTTATCTCTGATTGGAATTTAATTATCGAACTTGATGGTGAGTCGCATCACTACCAAATTGATAGGGACAAAGAGCGTGAATCATATTTTTATCATCAGGGATATAAAGTCGTTCGTTTTCAAAACCAAGACGTTTTTGACAATGTAGAAGGCGTTGTTGAGCAAATAAGGCAATTTGAAATGAATCAAACCAACCCCCCACTAACTCCCCCCGAACTTCGGGGGGAGAACTCGGATATCGAAATTAGAAGTAAAGGCATGGATGAATGA
- a CDS encoding sugar phosphate isomerase/epimerase family protein, with protein MKVGINLLLWTAAADESHLGVLDKVKEWGYDGFELPMFDPACSPWKKLADHADGLGLGRTAVTIVSDEANPISEDKSVREKGIEHIKKCIDSCAELGAETLVGPLYSPCGKLIGRGRSNDEFSWAKEAMAQAAEYGKQANVVIGMEPLNRFETYVFNGMADAVQLCEEVGHPNLGLLYDTFHSHIEEKDPIAAIQKAGKHIAHIHISESDRSTPGKGQVRWEDSFKAIKAIGYDGWLTIEAFGRSMPEVAAATCIWRSMFDSEEQLATDGLNHIKKMWSAA; from the coding sequence ATGAAAGTGGGAATTAACTTGTTGCTCTGGACGGCGGCGGCGGATGAAAGCCACCTCGGCGTTTTAGACAAAGTCAAAGAATGGGGATACGACGGCTTCGAACTGCCAATGTTCGACCCCGCCTGTTCGCCTTGGAAGAAACTCGCTGACCACGCCGACGGTCTTGGCTTAGGGCGCACGGCGGTCACCATTGTCTCTGATGAAGCAAACCCCATTAGCGAAGACAAATCTGTTCGCGAAAAGGGAATCGAGCACATTAAAAAGTGCATCGACAGTTGCGCCGAACTTGGCGCCGAAACCTTAGTCGGCCCGCTCTATTCCCCCTGCGGAAAGCTCATTGGTCGTGGTCGCAGCAACGACGAATTTAGCTGGGCGAAAGAGGCGATGGCCCAGGCGGCGGAATACGGAAAACAAGCTAATGTTGTCATTGGCATGGAACCGCTCAACCGTTTCGAGACCTATGTTTTTAACGGAATGGCGGACGCAGTGCAATTATGCGAAGAAGTCGGGCATCCAAATTTGGGGCTGCTCTACGATACCTTCCATAGCCACATCGAAGAAAAAGACCCCATTGCGGCAATTCAAAAAGCGGGCAAACACATTGCCCATATTCATATCTCAGAAAGCGACCGCAGCACGCCAGGCAAAGGCCAGGTGCGCTGGGAGGATTCATTCAAAGCAATCAAAGCCATTGGGTATGACGGCTGGCTGACCATCGAAGCCTTTGGGCGTTCCATGCCCGAAGTCGCAGCGGCGACTTGCATCTGGCGTTCGATGTTTGACAGTGAAGAACAACTCGCAACAGACGGATTGAATCATATCAAAAAAATGTGGAGTGCAGCATGA
- a CDS encoding DUF1080 domain-containing protein has protein sequence MKNRIIFALIVSMCFIAPSVHASWQPLFDGVGLDGWKTVGDPQWNVKDGVISVKGTGSEMGWLINEKTTSDFVLRMRFQWQGGNSGIQFRSQMKDGKMVGYQANLDFSRDMATGSLVEENGRGLLQESEYSAAEIRRNGWNEYEISAVGDHIMLSVNGYPVLDFEDPDGPKSGFIALQMAPGDKAALDFTDIRLLETEGNDWASMFNGKDLTGWEPLGDCYWDVLHGQLIGQSRGGKYGWLVSKDKFKDFHFSTRFLLPRGNSGIQFRSWVVGEMVHGTQADLAADSDWISGHLYDQGERGIFVKTDKDFSKLINWTGWNTYEVTAIGPKVQLYINGIKSIEVEDPERLKAGVFAFQIHSGAKMVSFWEDLRIISFD, from the coding sequence ATGAAAAATCGAATCATCTTTGCGTTAATCGTTTCTATGTGTTTTATCGCGCCATCCGTTCACGCCAGCTGGCAGCCGTTGTTCGACGGCGTTGGCCTCGACGGCTGGAAAACCGTCGGCGACCCGCAATGGAACGTCAAAGACGGTGTGATTTCGGTCAAGGGGACAGGCAGCGAAATGGGTTGGCTCATCAACGAGAAAACCACTTCGGACTTCGTCTTGCGAATGCGCTTTCAATGGCAGGGCGGCAACAGCGGCATCCAGTTCCGCAGCCAGATGAAAGACGGAAAAATGGTCGGCTATCAAGCCAACCTCGACTTCAGCCGCGATATGGCGACGGGATCATTGGTTGAAGAAAATGGTCGCGGGCTCTTGCAGGAGTCAGAATACTCCGCCGCTGAAATTCGCCGCAATGGCTGGAACGAATACGAGATTTCCGCTGTCGGCGATCACATCATGCTTTCAGTTAATGGATATCCCGTGTTGGATTTTGAAGACCCTGACGGCCCTAAGAGCGGCTTCATCGCGTTGCAGATGGCGCCGGGCGACAAAGCGGCTCTCGATTTTACCGACATTCGTTTGCTCGAAACCGAGGGTAACGATTGGGCGTCGATGTTCAACGGAAAAGACCTGACCGGCTGGGAACCGCTGGGAGACTGCTATTGGGATGTCTTGCATGGACAGCTCATTGGCCAGTCACGCGGTGGAAAATATGGTTGGTTGGTCTCAAAAGATAAATTCAAAGACTTCCATTTCTCCACGCGTTTTCTGTTGCCGCGCGGCAATTCCGGCATCCAGTTCCGCAGTTGGGTTGTCGGCGAAATGGTGCATGGAACTCAAGCTGACCTCGCCGCGGATTCCGATTGGATTAGCGGACACCTTTACGATCAAGGCGAACGCGGCATCTTCGTGAAAACCGACAAAGACTTCTCGAAATTGATTAATTGGACGGGCTGGAATACGTATGAAGTCACCGCCATTGGCCCCAAGGTGCAGTTGTATATTAACGGCATCAAGTCAATCGAAGTCGAGGATCCCGAACGCCTCAAAGCGGGCGTCTTTGCGTTTCAGATTCACTCCGGCGCCAAGATGGTTTCGTTCTGGGAAGATTTACGCATCATCTCGTTCGATTAA
- a CDS encoding UvrD-helicase domain-containing protein, producing MKSRPSLNDQQRAAVTHTGGPLLVLAGAGSGKTGVITHRIAHLIAEGASPSSILALTFTNKAAKEMRERVKKLIGAKAKQVTLSTFHSLGLKTLRLNARAAGLRRDFVIYNEGDQMSLVRTLIREHPQRREKFDPGIVLSRISRVKNRSAGGAETSKQYGDKYDLIFDDIYDRYHRSMRSCQAVDFDDLILLPIQLLEKNEDVRQTYRETFKHLLVDEYQDTNAGQYRLLRLLAGDGKALCVVGDDDQSIYGWRGAEVGNILRFEKDFPKARVIKLEQNYRSTQVILDAAHHVIQNNSKRQSKKLWTNRGQGRFIDAFMAKDEADEAKTIAFRIQAIQERTDAPWKAFAVLYRSNVQSRAIESNLRLAGIPYNVAGGYEYFERKEVKDLIAYLRVVANPDDDLNLLRIINYPRRGIGDHTIALLTEHATHSKKTIFHTIKHYTYEDLPKAASEGLRSFGTMIEGLREIAKRNKPAELVRALIERSRYREALMEAYEDAQTAQMKIELAEELASAASTYQEQTDRSTLIGFLDSVALDDDAYSKNDKKQFSDNAVLLATLHSAKGLEFPYVFLCGLEENLLPHSRSVKDNTEVDEERRLCYVGMTRAKSHLTLSFADERSQYGRRAKRTPSRFLKEIPNQYLCKQFSHSELFFDLQRQSNGKE from the coding sequence TTGAAATCAAGGCCGTCGTTAAACGACCAACAACGGGCCGCCGTGACTCATACCGGCGGCCCGCTTCTTGTACTCGCAGGCGCAGGCAGTGGTAAAACCGGCGTCATAACCCATCGTATCGCCCATCTGATCGCGGAGGGCGCCTCTCCCAGCTCGATTCTGGCGCTGACCTTCACCAACAAAGCCGCGAAAGAGATGCGGGAGCGCGTCAAAAAGTTGATTGGCGCCAAAGCCAAGCAAGTGACGCTGTCTACGTTTCACTCGCTCGGGTTAAAAACGCTGCGACTCAATGCGCGCGCGGCGGGGCTGCGGCGCGACTTCGTCATCTACAATGAAGGCGACCAGATGTCGCTGGTGCGCACTTTGATTCGCGAGCACCCCCAGCGCCGCGAAAAATTTGATCCGGGAATCGTACTCTCTCGCATCAGCCGCGTGAAAAACCGCAGCGCGGGCGGCGCAGAAACTTCCAAGCAATACGGCGATAAATACGATCTGATTTTTGATGACATTTATGACCGCTACCACCGTTCGATGCGTTCATGCCAGGCGGTCGATTTTGACGATCTGATTCTCTTACCGATCCAGTTGTTAGAAAAAAATGAAGACGTTCGTCAGACCTATCGCGAGACGTTCAAGCATTTGCTCGTGGACGAATATCAAGACACCAACGCGGGGCAGTATCGCTTGTTACGGCTGCTGGCGGGCGACGGCAAGGCGTTATGCGTCGTCGGCGACGACGATCAGAGCATCTACGGCTGGCGCGGCGCCGAAGTGGGCAACATCCTGCGCTTTGAGAAGGATTTCCCCAAAGCGCGGGTAATTAAACTCGAACAGAATTACCGTTCGACTCAGGTCATTCTTGACGCCGCCCACCATGTCATTCAAAACAACAGCAAACGCCAGTCAAAAAAACTCTGGACTAATCGAGGACAAGGCCGCTTCATTGACGCGTTCATGGCGAAAGATGAAGCCGATGAGGCCAAAACGATTGCCTTTCGCATCCAGGCGATTCAAGAGCGCACCGACGCGCCCTGGAAAGCCTTCGCGGTGTTGTATCGCAGCAATGTTCAGTCACGCGCGATCGAAAGCAACTTGCGCCTTGCGGGCATTCCATACAATGTGGCGGGCGGATACGAATATTTTGAGCGCAAAGAAGTCAAAGATTTGATCGCCTATCTGCGCGTTGTCGCTAACCCCGATGACGATTTGAACCTGTTGCGCATCATCAATTATCCACGCCGCGGCATCGGCGACCATACCATTGCGCTGCTCACTGAACATGCTACGCATTCCAAAAAAACTATCTTTCATACCATCAAACATTACACCTACGAAGATTTGCCGAAGGCCGCCAGCGAAGGCTTACGCTCTTTCGGTACAATGATTGAAGGTTTGCGCGAGATCGCCAAACGAAACAAGCCCGCCGAATTGGTTCGCGCTCTGATCGAGCGCAGTCGCTACCGTGAAGCGCTGATGGAAGCCTATGAAGACGCGCAAACCGCGCAAATGAAAATTGAACTGGCCGAGGAACTCGCGTCCGCCGCATCGACCTATCAGGAACAAACCGACCGCTCTACGTTAATCGGGTTTCTGGATTCAGTTGCGCTCGACGATGACGCCTATAGCAAGAACGACAAGAAACAATTCAGCGACAACGCCGTCTTACTGGCCACGCTGCACAGCGCCAAGGGGTTGGAGTTTCCGTATGTGTTTTTATGCGGCCTCGAAGAAAACCTCTTGCCTCATTCGCGCTCGGTGAAAGACAATACCGAAGTCGATGAAGAACGCCGCCTGTGCTACGTCGGAATGACCCGCGCCAAATCTCACCTGACCCTCAGTTTCGCGGATGAACGCAGCCAGTACGGGCGCCGCGCCAAGCGAACGCCTTCCCGCTTTTTGAAGGAAATCCCCAATCAGTATTTGTGCAAACAGTTCAGCCACAGCGAACTGTTCTTCGACCTGCAACGCCAATCCAATGGCAAAGAGTGA